In Aminobacterium sp. MB27-C1, a single genomic region encodes these proteins:
- a CDS encoding class I SAM-dependent methyltransferase, which produces MSNYYAEKLNSMKLFQVYDTKIDRVKQYFREELNFVRRDLHGYERVLELGCGYGRVMKELAPNVGTLVGIDISPDSVRLGEEYLKDCPNCEIKVMDAHNLQFDEPFDIVLCLQNGISALKGKEKNLIDQSLKVLVPGGKAYFSTYSAKFWNHRVAWFQEQADKGLLGELDMEKTKNGHIECKDGFVANTYTFEDFQRFAEESGCRYKIEEVDESSLFLVLQK; this is translated from the coding sequence ATGAGTAATTATTATGCAGAAAAGCTCAATTCTATGAAATTGTTCCAAGTCTACGATACCAAGATCGACAGGGTAAAACAGTATTTTCGAGAAGAGTTGAACTTTGTTCGCCGTGATTTACATGGTTATGAACGAGTTCTGGAATTAGGGTGCGGTTACGGAAGAGTCATGAAAGAGCTTGCTCCGAATGTAGGAACCCTCGTCGGTATCGACATTTCCCCAGATTCCGTCAGATTAGGAGAAGAGTACCTGAAAGATTGCCCCAATTGCGAAATAAAGGTGATGGATGCCCACAATCTTCAGTTCGACGAGCCTTTCGATATTGTCCTTTGCCTCCAGAATGGCATTTCCGCCTTAAAGGGAAAGGAAAAAAATCTTATAGATCAGAGTCTTAAAGTTCTCGTCCCAGGAGGAAAGGCGTATTTTAGCACATACAGTGCGAAGTTCTGGAATCATAGGGTGGCTTGGTTCCAAGAGCAGGCCGATAAGGGATTGCTTGGTGAGCTTGATATGGAAAAGACGAAAAACGGCCATATTGAATGTAAAGATGGATTCGTAGCCAACACATATACGTTCGAAGATTTTCAACGTTTTGCCGAAGAGAGCGGTTGCAGATACAAAATTGAAGAAGTCGATGAATCTAGCCTTTTCCTCGTGCTTCAAAAGTAG
- the pncA gene encoding bifunctional nicotinamidase/pyrazinamidase, whose product MSLTTGDALIIVDVQNDFCEGGALAVSGGDDVVPVINALSRYCENRHIPVYFSRDWHPSDHVSFKAQGGPWPPHCVQSERGAAFHPDLYIPERAVIVSKGTAPDKDAYSAFEGTDLLHKLREQSILRVFVCGLATDYCVKSTALDALNEGFEVFVITDGMRGVNVQPDDSRHAFEELENKGAFLTTSYEVVES is encoded by the coding sequence ATGTCTTTAACTACAGGAGACGCACTCATAATTGTTGATGTGCAAAATGATTTTTGTGAAGGAGGAGCATTGGCCGTTTCTGGTGGCGACGATGTTGTTCCTGTTATAAATGCCCTCTCTCGTTACTGCGAAAATCGGCATATTCCTGTGTACTTTTCCAGAGATTGGCACCCGTCAGATCATGTGAGTTTTAAGGCGCAGGGTGGCCCGTGGCCTCCCCATTGCGTTCAGAGCGAGAGGGGAGCAGCCTTCCATCCTGATTTATATATTCCTGAAAGAGCGGTCATTGTAAGTAAAGGAACCGCACCAGATAAAGACGCCTATTCAGCCTTTGAAGGAACCGATCTGCTTCATAAGCTTCGAGAGCAGTCTATATTGAGAGTATTTGTATGTGGCCTGGCTACAGACTATTGTGTAAAGAGTACGGCTCTCGACGCTTTGAACGAAGGTTTTGAGGTCTTTGTTATTACAGATGGCATGAGAGGCGTTAACGTACAGCCAGATGATAGTCGACATGCCTTTGAAGAGCTTGAAAATAAGGGAGCTTTCCTCACTACAAGTTACGAAGTAGTGGAGTCATAA